The following proteins come from a genomic window of Hydractinia symbiolongicarpus strain clone_291-10 chromosome 2, HSymV2.1, whole genome shotgun sequence:
- the LOC130629471 gene encoding uncharacterized protein LOC130629471 codes for MDRMEGDVGPARSPNEHERFGPLLLREFDENPGEKAFDKSVAFGIRGAAVGVLVGGTYAAMFEPASKVNGITYALRHMGKAAVFGGAYGALLGAGIPIAQAIRKKNDPVAWMWGGFAAGTVFALKSGRPTTGLQVGVLTGLVMGIAKLTEGYKEPYPDRLKYLRKPPPKTYKLFDEEGNMITHTRL; via the exons atgGATAGGATGGAGGGAGATGTAGGGCCTGCTAGGTCGCCAAATGAACACGAGCGGTTTGGTCCACTTTTATTGCGCGAATTCGATGAAAATCCAGGAGAAAAAGCATTTGATAAGAGTGTTGCTTTTGGAATCAGAGGTGCCGCTGTTG gtGTTTTAGTTGGTGGTACTTATGCAGCTATGTTTGAACCGGCATCAAAAGTTAATGGTATTACATATGCTTTGCGACACATGGGAAAAGCTGCAGTATTTGGAG gtGCTTATGGAGCTCTGTTAGGTGCAGGTATTCCAATTGCACAGGCTATCCGAAAGAAGAATGATCCAGTGGCTTGGATGTGGGGTGGATTCGCTGCTGGAACAGTTTTTGCGTTAAAAA gtGGCCGACCAACAACTGGATTACAAGTCGGTGTACTTACAGGCTTAGTGATGGGTATTGCGAAACTTACTGAAGGTTATAAAGAGCCATATCCtgatcgtctaaaatatttacgtAAGCCTCCCCCGAAGACATATAAACTGTTTGATGAGGAAGGGAATATGATTACACATACAAGAttataa
- the LOC130629472 gene encoding uncharacterized protein LOC130629472, producing MPLAVADVLLPKQVCDSCYASLTQIYNDMFQLTPKSNLKNALTKTNSNGLDVNVYDASQAHRRSNKLLNLGSFRKSIPQESDVKDTRKSDKRISKKQKIYKSIESIPTWVENDSKSNIVGTSIEFVTKF from the coding sequence ATGCCTTTAGCAGTTGCAGATGTTCTTCTACCGAAACAAGTATGCGATTCTTGTTATGCCTCGCTTACTCAAATATACAACGACATGTTCCAGTTAACACCTAAATCAAACCTAAAGAACGCCTTAACAAAGACAAACTCTAACGGTTTGGATGTAAACGTGTATGATGCATCTCAAGCGCACAGGCGCTCtaacaaacttttaaatttggGCTCATTTAGAAAGTCGATCCCGCAAGAGTCTGATGTAAAAGACACACGAAAATCAGATAAAAgaataagtaaaaaacaaaaaatctacaAAAGTATTGAATCTATCCCTACTTGGGTTGAAAACGACTCCAAATCGAACATTGTTGGAACAAGTATCGAGTTTGTTACGAAATTCTAA